Proteins from a genomic interval of Piscinibacter sp. HJYY11:
- a CDS encoding hemerythrin domain-containing protein yields the protein MTHAALKIIRSEHAALSAMLRSLLLLLAQHRKGSTLPDFTALRAMLFYLEEFPEKRHHRMESELLFPKLRARTPLARPLLDHLDGDHACGERKIRELEHALTGFEMLGEPRREAFEKAVAGYVDFYLSHMSLEEREILPLAEKVLTPDDWAQLDAAFLANEDPLTGAPPPIDYAALFTRIVNLVPAPIGLGA from the coding sequence ATGACCCACGCTGCCCTCAAGATCATCCGTTCCGAGCATGCCGCCTTGTCGGCCATGCTGCGCTCGCTGCTGCTCCTGCTGGCGCAGCACCGCAAGGGCTCGACCCTGCCCGACTTCACCGCCCTGCGCGCGATGCTCTTCTACTTGGAGGAGTTTCCGGAGAAGCGGCACCACCGCATGGAGTCGGAGCTGCTGTTTCCCAAGTTGCGCGCACGCACGCCGCTCGCACGCCCCCTGCTCGACCACCTCGACGGCGACCACGCGTGCGGCGAGCGCAAGATCCGCGAGCTCGAACACGCGCTGACCGGCTTCGAGATGCTCGGCGAGCCGCGCCGCGAAGCCTTCGAGAAGGCTGTCGCGGGCTACGTCGACTTCTACCTGTCGCACATGAGCCTCGAGGAGCGGGAGATCCTGCCGCTGGCCGAGAAGGTGCTGACCCCAGACGACTGGGCTCAGCTCGACGCAGCGTTCCTGGCGAACGAGGACCCTCTCACCGGCGCCCCGCCGCCCATCGACTACGCCGCCTTGTTCACCCGGATCGTCAACCTCGTGCCCGCACCCATCGGGCTCGGCGCCTGA
- a CDS encoding universal stress protein: protein MNILLAVDDSPFSRHMLAWLGAHQEWLSREQRYAVVHAQTPLPNGLRLLLDDNQAAMRRISEANDVFRPVRIFLERHGIRAEYFHNEGPAANVIVEQATQWHADMIVMGSRGHGAIGQLALGSVVSRVLASAPVPVVVIPPPRA, encoded by the coding sequence ATGAACATCCTGCTCGCAGTCGACGACAGCCCGTTCAGCCGCCACATGCTGGCCTGGCTCGGTGCCCACCAGGAGTGGTTGTCCCGCGAACAGCGCTACGCAGTGGTGCACGCGCAGACGCCGCTGCCCAACGGCCTGCGCCTGCTGCTCGATGACAACCAGGCCGCCATGCGCCGCATCTCGGAGGCGAATGACGTGTTCCGCCCGGTGCGGATCTTCCTCGAGCGTCACGGCATCAGGGCGGAGTATTTCCACAACGAGGGCCCGGCCGCGAACGTGATCGTCGAGCAGGCGACGCAGTGGCACGCCGACATGATCGTCATGGGCTCGCGGGGCCACGGTGCCATCGGGCAGCTTGCACTGGGGTCGGTGGTGTCACGCGTGCTGGCGAGCGCGCCGGTGCCGGTGGTGGTCATCCCGCCGCCGCGCGCTTGA
- a CDS encoding AarF/ABC1/UbiB kinase family protein has translation MNTRASRHAPGATRELGRLQEIVAVLVRHGLGDAVRRMGWADLLEKAGRLVHWNSAAELARLPPPLQVRRALEELGPTFVKLGQILAGRADLLGPEWITEFEKLHSRVPAVPFEELHAQLVEDLGGEPSQVFAWFDEQPLAAASIAQVHRARLHDGSEVVVKIRRPGIRPVIEADLRLLERLAGIAANRWPDLRPYGPVALVQEFGRSLRRELDLAHECRQAERIAANFSGQAEIVIPKVYWEWTHERVNVQQFIDGLPGSALERAESEGLDRKLLAQRGAKAVLKMVVEDGLFHADPHPGNVFYLPGNRIAFIDFGMVGRLSMQRRDELLKLMLGLVQRDPSAVADVLLEWADGSAEEEMLLNADIEAFVDTYHGVPLAQLSLAAMLADVTAILRRHKLSLPSDLALLIKAFISTEGMGRGLDPDFHMAAEALPLLRRALRARYHPKAVMRRGWQALSRMAGLLGAVPDDLARLLRHVRHGGVQVHIDVHHLDRVGDQLDRAASRLTVGLVVAALIVGSSIVMTVRGGPMLLGLPAFGLLGFVGACAGAVWLLRSIWRSGHHEPRE, from the coding sequence ATGAACACGAGGGCATCCCGGCACGCACCCGGCGCCACGCGCGAGCTCGGTCGCCTGCAGGAGATCGTGGCGGTGCTGGTGCGCCATGGCCTGGGCGACGCGGTGCGGCGCATGGGCTGGGCCGACCTGCTGGAGAAGGCCGGCCGGCTGGTGCACTGGAACAGCGCCGCGGAGCTCGCGCGCCTGCCGCCGCCGCTGCAGGTGCGCCGCGCGCTCGAGGAGCTGGGGCCGACCTTCGTCAAGCTCGGGCAGATCCTCGCCGGACGCGCAGACCTCCTCGGCCCGGAATGGATCACCGAGTTCGAGAAGCTGCACAGCCGCGTGCCGGCGGTTCCCTTCGAGGAGCTGCATGCCCAGCTGGTCGAAGACCTGGGAGGCGAGCCGTCGCAGGTCTTTGCCTGGTTCGACGAACAGCCGCTGGCGGCTGCCTCGATCGCGCAGGTGCACCGTGCGCGCCTGCACGACGGCAGCGAGGTGGTGGTGAAGATCCGCCGGCCCGGCATCCGCCCGGTGATCGAAGCCGACCTGCGCCTGCTGGAGCGGCTGGCCGGCATCGCCGCGAACCGCTGGCCGGACCTGCGGCCCTACGGGCCGGTGGCGCTCGTGCAGGAGTTCGGCCGCTCGCTGCGCCGAGAGCTCGACCTCGCGCATGAATGCCGGCAAGCCGAGCGCATCGCCGCCAACTTCAGCGGCCAGGCTGAGATCGTGATCCCGAAGGTCTACTGGGAGTGGACGCACGAGCGGGTCAACGTGCAGCAGTTCATCGACGGGCTGCCCGGCAGTGCGCTCGAGCGCGCCGAAAGCGAAGGCCTCGACCGCAAGCTGCTGGCCCAACGCGGCGCGAAGGCGGTGTTGAAGATGGTGGTGGAAGACGGCCTCTTCCACGCCGATCCTCACCCCGGCAACGTGTTCTACCTGCCGGGCAACCGCATCGCCTTCATCGACTTCGGGATGGTGGGGCGGCTGTCCATGCAGCGCCGCGACGAGCTGCTCAAGCTGATGCTCGGCCTGGTGCAGCGCGACCCGTCGGCGGTGGCCGATGTGCTGCTGGAGTGGGCCGATGGCTCGGCCGAGGAAGAGATGCTGCTGAACGCCGACATCGAGGCCTTCGTCGACACCTACCACGGCGTGCCGCTGGCGCAGCTGAGCCTGGCTGCCATGCTGGCCGACGTGACCGCCATCCTGCGCCGCCACAAGCTGAGCCTGCCGTCGGACCTGGCGCTGCTCATCAAGGCTTTCATCTCGACCGAGGGCATGGGCCGTGGTCTCGACCCCGATTTCCACATGGCCGCCGAGGCCCTGCCGCTGCTCAGGCGTGCGCTGCGGGCGCGCTACCACCCGAAGGCGGTGATGCGGCGTGGCTGGCAGGCGCTGAGCCGCATGGCCGGGCTGCTGGGTGCGGTGCCGGACGACCTGGCACGGCTGCTGCGCCACGTGCGCCATGGTGGCGTGCAGGTCCACATCGACGTGCACCACCTGGACCGCGTGGGCGATCAACTCGACCGTGCCGCCAGCCGCCTCACCGTGGGTCTGGTCGTGGCCGCGCTCATCGTCGGTTCGTCGATCGTGATGACGGTGCGCGGCGGCCCGATGCTGCTCGGGCTGCCGGCCTTCGGCCTGCTGGGATTCGTCGGCGCTTGCGCGGGGGCGGTGTGGCTGCTGCGCTCGATCTGGCGCAGCGGACACCACGAGCCGAGGGAGTGA